The following proteins come from a genomic window of Parambassis ranga chromosome 4, fParRan2.1, whole genome shotgun sequence:
- the smim7 gene encoding small integral membrane protein 7 isoform X1, with the protein MIGDLLIFGTLLVNAGAVLNFKLKRKEAQGFGDDPRAPTTGDNIREFLLSLRYFRIFIALWNIFIMFCMILLFGS; encoded by the exons ATGATCGGAGATCTGTTAATATTCGG GACTTTGCTGGTGAATGCTGGGGCTGTGCTGAATTTCAAACT TAAAAGGAAGGAGGCACAGGGATTTGGTGATGACCCCAGAGCACCGACAACAG GTGACAATATCAGAGAGTTTCTGCTCAGTCTTCGATACTTTAGGATCTTCATCGCTCTATGGAACATCTTCATCATGTTCTGCATGATCCT ATTGTTTGGATCATGA
- the LOC114435226 gene encoding mediator of RNA polymerase II transcription subunit 26-like has product MLHVHYKTVPQEQATSGGHYRPKSPRCSLLSPQTPKQEVVVKQTVPQAQSISSPSVRPGSVDPSELRPYPQPFSVCGQGFHTDSAKPADLDFQKKPTNASLHNSTASRCSDTASLEDEGPGINTKKKKRQKYRPKDYVVKLDAQTVEDTIKPVRLKERRLTFNPVTGQIKSSFDKDSLQEGEDRLGQRAEPQCSEQQRQNVPVPPSPFQQTDWKELSRIEIIQSYFSQQSNMLTSSGAHTPGARFFVTDLPIKEEHGSKDAKKTHVGFGGPTQ; this is encoded by the coding sequence ATGCTGCATGTACATTACAAAACTGTGCCTCAGGAGCAAGCTACCTCTGGGGGGCACTATCGACCAAAAAGCCCACGCTGTTCTTTGCTCAGTCCCCAGACTCCAAAGCAGGAAGTTGttgtcaaacaaactgtaccCCAAGCACAGAGTATTTCTAGCCCTAGTGTGAGGCCTGGGTCCGTGGACCCCTCTGAGCTGAGGCCTTATCCTCAGCCTTTCAGTGTTTGCGGTCAAGgttttcacactgacagtgcAAAGCCCGCAGATTTGGACTTTCAAAAGAAGCCTACCAATGCTTCTCTTCACAACTCAACTGCCTCCCgctgcagtgacacagccagTTTGGAAGATGAGGGTCCAGGTATtaatacaaagaaaaagaaaagacaaaaatacagaCCTAAGGATTATGTGGTAAAATTAGATGCGCAGACTGTAGAAGACACCATAAAACCGGTCAGGTTAAAAGAGAGGAGACTGACATTTAATCCCGTAACAGGACAAATCAAATCCTCCTTTGATAAGGATTCTTTGCAGGAAGGAGAAGATAGACTCGGTCAGAGAGCTGAACCTCAGTGCTCAGAACAACAGAGGCAGAATGTTCCTGTTCCTCCCAGTCCCTTCCAGCAGACGGACTGGAAAGAGCTGTCAAGGATCGAGATCATCCAGTCATACTTTAGCCAGCAAAGCAACATGCTGACATCATCAGGTGCCCACACCCCGGGTGCACGTTTTTTCGTGACGGATCTCCCGATAAAAGAGGAACACGGGAGTAAAGATGCCAAGAAAACACACGTTGGCTTCGGAGGTCCCACCCAGTGA